In a genomic window of Lycium ferocissimum isolate CSIRO_LF1 chromosome 9, AGI_CSIRO_Lferr_CH_V1, whole genome shotgun sequence:
- the LOC132030949 gene encoding mitochondrial-processing peptidase subunit alpha, with protein MYRYATSRLSSLKARQGNRVLTRLASSAAVATKPSGGLFSWLTGETSSSVTPLDFPLNDVKLSPPLPDYVEPGKTQITTLANGVKVASEASVNPAASIGLYVDCGSIYETPASYGATHLLERMAFKTTLNRSHLRVVREIEAIGGNVTASASREHMIYTYDALKTYVPQMVEMLVDSVRNPAFLDWEVNEQLEKVKAEISEYSKNPQHLLLEAVHSAGYAGPYGNSLMATEATINRLNSTVLEEFVAENYTAPRMVLAASGVDHEEFLKVAEPLLSDLPKVTITEEPKPVYVGGDYRRQADAEMTHFALAFEVPGGWMSEKEAMTLTVLQMLMGGGGSFSAGGPGKGMYSRLYLRVLNQYPQMHAFSAFSSIYNNTGLFGIQATTTSDFGPQAVDVAVKELIAVANPGEVDQVQLDRAKQSTRSAILMNLESRMVASEDIGRQLLTYGERKPVEHFLKAIDAVSAKDIASVVQKLISSPLTMASYGDVISLPSYDAVSSRFRSK; from the exons ATGTATAGATACGCTACTTCTCGCCTCAGTTCTCTTAAG GCACGTCAAGGCAACAGGGTCTTGACAAGATTGGCAAGTTCAGCTGCTGTTGCAACCAAGCCATCTGGGGGCCTTTTTAGTTGGCTAACTGGTGAAACGTCGAGTTCAGTGACTCCCTTGGACTTCCCCCTCAATGATGTTAAACTCTCACCACCATTACCTGATTATGTTGAACCTGGAAAGACCCAGATAACAACTCTCGCCAATGGTGTCAAAGTCGCTTCTGAAGCATCAGTG AACCCTGCGGCGTCGATTGGCCTATATGTTGATTGTGGCTCTATTTACGAGACACCAGCTTCATATGGAGCCACACACCTCTTGGAACGCATGGCCTTCAAAACCACGTTAAACCGGAGCCACTTGCGTGTTGTACGTGAAATTGAAGCAATTGGTGGTAATGTAACAGCTTCAGCTTCACGAGAGCATATGATCTATACTTATGATGCTTTGAAAACTTATGTACCACAAATGGTGGAGATGCTTGTTGACTCTGTTAGAAATCCTGCATTCCTGGATTGGGAAGTTAACGAACAG CTTGAGAAAGTGAAAGCTGAGATTAGTGAGTACTCCAAAAACCCTCAACACTTGCTGTTGGAGGCAGTTCACTCTGCCGGTTATGCTGGTCCATATGGGAATTCTCTGATGGCCACAGAAGCTACAATAAACAGGTTGAACAGCACAGTGCTGGAGGAGTTTGTAGCT GAGAATTATACTGCTCCTCGGATGGTTCTTGCTGCATCTGGTGTTGACCATGAAGAATTCTTAAAAGTTGCAGAACCTCTTCTGTCTGATTTACCAAAGGTGACCATCACTGAGGAGCCGAAACCTGTGTATGTGGGAGGAGATTACCGACGTCAAGCTGATGCGGAG ATGACTCATTTTGCCCTTGCCTTTGAAGTTCCCGGTGGTTGGATGTCTGAAAAGGAAGCAATGACTTTAACAGTTCTTCAG ATGCTTATGGGAGGAGGTGGATCTTTCTCAGCTGGCGGTCCTGGAAAAGGGATGTACTCAAGATTAT ATCTTCGTGTCTTAAATCAGTACCCGCAGATGCACGCATTCTCTGCATTCAGCAGCATTTATAATAACACCGGATTATTTGGAATTCAAGCAACTACG ACCTCTGATTTTGGGCCTCAAGCTGTTGATGTAGCAGTTAAAGAGCTTATTGCAGTAGCAAATCCTGGTGAAG TTGACCAGGTACAGCTAGACCGTGCTAAACAGTCAACAAGATCTGCCATTCTGATGAACTTGGAATCTCGG ATGGTTGCATCAGAAGATATTGGCAGACAACTTTTGACATATGGAGAGAG GAAACCAGTGGAGCATTTCTTGAAAGCCATTGATGCAGTTTCAGCAAAAGATATTGCTTCCGTTGTGCAGAAGCTTATTTCTTCTCCTCTGACCATGGCATCCTATGGAGATG TTATTTCCCTCCCATCATACGATGCAGTCAGCAGCAGGTTCCGTTCCAAATAA
- the LOC132030947 gene encoding glutathione hydrolase 3, which yields MEKQILEAPFLDPSTSGFNRKKWSFPLCFLFAFTAITFIGLTHHGGIGVWLIGDVNSRYNGRLQHNADIVESEQAVVAADDGRCSEIGISMLKIGGHAVDAAVATALCLGVVSPVASGIGGGGFMVVRSSSTSEVQAIDMRETAPLAASQNMYDNNGNSKLEGALSMGVPGELAGLHAAWAKNGRLPWKTLFQPAIKLARDGFMVRPYLANKMVEKAKLILKDPGLRKVFAPEGKLLRAGEICHNVELSHSLELIAEQGPEAFYNGEVGEKLVEDVKRAGGILTMDDLRNYRVEIPEAVSFNAMGYTIVGMPPPSSGTLGISLILKILESYSSLNAAAEGSLGLHRLIEAMKHMLGVRMNLGDPDFVNISSTVSEMLSPSFAKEIQRKIFDNTTFPPEYYMPRWSQLLDHGTSHFCIVDADRNAVSMTTTVNYPFGGGVLSPSTGIVLNNEMGDFSTPNEISPDELPPSPANFIQPKKRPLSSMTPIIVLKDNQLAGVIGGSGGLKIILAVVQVFINHFVLGMDPLAAVQSPRVYHELIPNVVLYENWTCIDGDHIELSDEKKHFLAERGHQLKAKNGGAMCQLIVQNLPNPPLQLGRRSGKEYKDGVFRGMLVAVSDPRKDGEPAAI from the exons atggagaagcAGATATTGGAAGCTCCATTCTTGGACCCTTCAACTTCTGGTTTCAAtagaaaaaaatggagttttccTCTTTGCTTTTTATTTGCATTCACTGCCATAACAT TTATAGGCCTTACACACCATGGAGGCATTGGTGTATGGCTAATTGGAGATGTAAATAGTAGATATAATGGAAGACTACAACATAATGCTGATATTGTTGAATCAGAACAAGCAGTTGTTGCTGCTGATGATGGTCGATGCTCAGAAATCGGTATATCCATGCTTAAAATTGGTGGACATGCAGTTGATGCTGCAGTTGCCACAGCCCTTTGCCTTGGAGTAGTTAGTCCAGTGGCTAGTGGAATTGGTGGTGGAGGTTTTATGGTTGTTAGATCTTCATCTACATCAGAAGTTCAAGCAATTGATATGAGGGAAACTGCTCCTTTAGCTGCTTCACAG AACATGTATGATAATAATGGGAACTCCAAGTTAGAGGGAGCATTGTCTATGGGAGTTCCTGGTGAGCTAGCCGGTCTTCACGCAGCTTGGGCAAAAAATGGGAGGTTACCATGGAAGACCCTATTTCAACCAGCCATTAAACTCGCAAGAGACGGTTTCATGGTTAGACCTTATCTCGCAAACAAAATGGTTGAAAAAGCAAAATTGATACTTAAAGATCCCGGCTTGCGGAAAGTATTTGCACCTGAGGGAAAGCTGTTACGGGCAGGTGAAATTTGCCATAACGTAGAACTTAGCCACAGCTTAGAGCTAATTGCTGAACAAGGTCCGGAAGCTTTTTATAATGGAGAGGTTGGTGAAAAGCTTGTCGAAGATGTGAAGAGAGCAGGTGGAATTTTGACAATGGATGATTTGAGGAATTACAGAGTGGAAATTCCAGAGGCAGTTTCTTTTAATGCTATGGGCTACACCATCGTCGGAATGCCACCTCCATCCAGTGGAACACTCGGGATTTCTCTC ATTCTTAAAATCCTCGAAAGCTATTCGAGCTTAAATGCTGCTGCAGAAGGCTCTTTAGGATTGCATCGACTGATTGAGGCGATGAAACATATGCTTGGAGTTCGAATGAACCTGGGCGATCCTGACTTTGTAAATATCAGTAGTACTGTATCTGAAATGCTTTCCCCGTCTTTCGCCAAAGAAATTCAACGAAAGATTTTTGACAATACCACCTTTCCTCCTGAATACTATATGCCCAG GTGGAGTCAGCTACTAGATCATGGAACGAGTCACTTTTGCATTGTGGATGCAGATCGAAATGCTGTATCGATGACTACAACAGTAAATTATCCATTCGGAGGCGGCGTGCTCTCTCCATCAACCGGTATTGTACTCAACAATGAAATGGGAGATTTCTCAACACCTAATGAAATATCCCCTGATGAACTCCCTCCGTCTCCTGCTAATTTTATTCAACCAAAAAAGCGACCATTGTCATCAATGACTCCGATTATCGTTCTCAAG GATAATCAGTTGGCTGGTGTAATTGGTGGTAGTGGAGGCCTAAAAATAATCCTCGCAGTCGTTCAAGTTTTCATCAACCATTTCGTCCTGGGGATGGATCCTTTAGCGGCAGTGCAGAGTCCGAGAGTCTACCACGAG CTAATTCCGAATGTAGTTCTGTATGAGAACTGGACTTGCATCGATGGCGATCACATTGAACTCTCGGatgaaaaaaaacatttcttggcTGAGAGGGGTCACCAACTCAAGGCGAAAAACGGAGGAGCCATGTGCCAGCTAATCGTTCAAAACCTTCCGAATCCGCCCTTACAGTTAGGCAGAAGGAGTGGAAAAGAATATAAAGACGGGGTTTTTCGAGGGATGCTTGTGGCTGTGAGTGATCCTAGGAAAGACGGAGAACCTGCAGCCATATGA